One region of Salinibacterium sp. TMP30 genomic DNA includes:
- the carB gene encoding carbamoyl-phosphate synthase large subunit: MPKRQDISSILVIGSGPIVIGQAAEFDYSGTQACRVLREEGIRVILVNSNPATIMTDPDFADATYIEPITWEVIETIIAKERPDALLPTLGGQTALNAAIELDAHGILEKYNVELIGANLEAINKGEDRQIFKQLVLDCGADVAKSHIATTVAEAVDFAEDLGYPLVIRPSFTMGGLGSGFAYTREELVRMVTDGLHQSPTTSVLLEESILGWKEYELELMRDTADNTVVVCSIENVDPVGVHTGDSITVAPALTLTDREYQNLRNIGIDIIRAVGVDTGGCNIQFAIDPANGRVIVIEMNPRVSRSSALASKATGFPIAKIAAKLAIGYRLDEIPNDITKVTPASFEPTLDYVVVKVPRFAFEKFPAADTRLTTTMKSVGEAMAIGRNYSTALQKALRSLEKRDSSFHWNGAVGDKTELLALSSIATDGRIITVQQAMRAGATTEEVFDATKIDPWFIDQIALINEVAADIADAPALTAALLTHAKNHGFSDVQIADIRGLSETEVRELRWSLNVRPVFKTVDTCAGEFPALTPYHYSSYDSETEVAPSDKRKVVILGSGPNRIGQGIEFDYSCVHASFALSAAGYETIMINCNPETVSTDYDTSDRLYFEPLTLEDVLEIIHAESTSGELMGVIVQLGGQTALGLAQGLKDAGVPILGTTPEAIDLAEERGLFSAILDNAGLLAPKNGTATNQAEATEIAENIGYPVLVRPSHVLGGRGMEIVYDTEALADYFARVRDVVIISETSPLLVDRFLDDAIEIDIDALYDGTELYVGGIMEHIEEAGIHSGDSACTLPPVTLGRDVLKRVREATLAIAEGVGVRGLLNVQFAIGQGILYVLEANPRASRTVPFVSKALGIPLAKAAALVMVGSSIRSLVDSGLLPILDGSNVPATSPVSVKEAVLPFKRFRTVEGNVVDSVLGPEMRSTGEVMGIDSNFPKAFAKSQEAAYGGLPDSGTVFVSVADRDKRAVILPVLRLSQLGFTILATDGTAEILARNGIEAHVVRKYFMGQEVDADEPSIVELINEGKVDVVINTPSGRSARADGYEIRTATVAADKPIFTTIAQLAAAVASFEAIRDGFDVRSLQDYALDRAAELEKVANNA, encoded by the coding sequence ATGCCCAAGAGACAAGATATTTCATCGATACTGGTTATCGGCTCTGGCCCGATCGTTATCGGTCAGGCAGCGGAGTTCGACTACTCAGGAACGCAAGCGTGCCGCGTATTGCGCGAGGAGGGCATCCGCGTCATCCTCGTCAACTCAAACCCGGCGACGATCATGACTGACCCTGACTTTGCTGATGCGACGTACATCGAACCCATCACTTGGGAGGTTATCGAGACAATCATTGCCAAGGAGCGTCCGGATGCCCTGTTGCCCACTCTCGGCGGTCAAACGGCCCTCAACGCGGCCATCGAGCTCGACGCTCACGGCATCCTTGAGAAGTACAACGTTGAACTAATCGGTGCCAATCTGGAAGCCATCAACAAGGGTGAGGACCGCCAGATCTTCAAGCAACTGGTGCTTGATTGCGGTGCGGATGTCGCAAAGTCTCACATTGCTACCACCGTTGCTGAGGCGGTCGACTTTGCTGAGGATCTCGGCTACCCGCTGGTAATTCGACCCTCGTTCACGATGGGCGGTCTCGGGTCTGGTTTCGCCTACACCCGCGAAGAACTCGTACGGATGGTGACCGACGGACTGCACCAGAGTCCCACCACTTCGGTACTTCTCGAAGAGAGCATTCTGGGCTGGAAAGAGTATGAGCTCGAGCTCATGCGCGACACCGCAGACAACACCGTGGTCGTGTGTTCGATCGAAAATGTGGATCCTGTCGGCGTTCACACCGGTGATTCGATCACGGTTGCTCCGGCGCTGACACTTACTGACCGCGAATATCAGAACCTGCGCAACATTGGCATCGACATTATTCGCGCGGTGGGCGTCGATACCGGCGGATGCAACATCCAGTTCGCGATCGACCCCGCCAATGGGCGCGTGATTGTCATTGAGATGAACCCGCGAGTGTCGCGCTCAAGCGCATTGGCATCGAAGGCGACAGGCTTCCCGATCGCGAAGATCGCGGCAAAGCTGGCGATCGGTTACCGACTCGACGAAATTCCGAACGACATCACGAAGGTCACGCCGGCAAGCTTCGAGCCAACTCTCGACTATGTCGTCGTGAAGGTTCCGCGCTTCGCGTTCGAAAAGTTCCCTGCAGCCGACACGCGCCTCACGACAACCATGAAGTCGGTTGGTGAGGCCATGGCGATCGGCCGCAACTACTCGACAGCGCTGCAGAAGGCGCTCCGCTCGCTCGAAAAACGCGACTCAAGCTTCCACTGGAACGGTGCCGTCGGTGACAAGACAGAATTGCTCGCGCTCTCGTCGATTGCCACTGATGGTCGCATCATCACTGTGCAGCAGGCGATGCGTGCCGGGGCGACAACCGAGGAGGTCTTCGACGCCACCAAGATTGATCCATGGTTCATCGATCAGATTGCGCTCATCAATGAAGTAGCGGCCGATATTGCCGATGCTCCAGCGCTGACTGCCGCGCTGCTGACCCACGCAAAAAATCACGGATTCAGCGATGTCCAGATCGCTGACATTCGTGGTCTCTCTGAAACCGAAGTTCGCGAACTGCGCTGGAGTCTTAACGTGCGGCCCGTATTCAAGACGGTCGACACGTGCGCGGGGGAGTTCCCTGCGCTAACGCCGTACCACTATTCAAGCTACGACTCCGAGACCGAGGTAGCGCCGAGCGACAAGCGGAAGGTCGTCATTCTGGGCTCCGGCCCGAACCGCATCGGTCAGGGTATTGAGTTTGACTACTCGTGCGTGCACGCGTCGTTCGCTCTCTCGGCTGCAGGCTACGAGACAATCATGATCAACTGCAACCCGGAGACTGTCTCGACTGACTATGACACGAGCGATCGTTTGTACTTTGAACCGCTTACACTCGAAGACGTGCTGGAGATCATCCACGCGGAGAGCACGAGCGGCGAACTTATGGGAGTCATTGTTCAGCTCGGTGGCCAGACCGCTCTTGGGCTTGCGCAGGGTTTGAAGGATGCTGGCGTTCCGATTCTCGGAACAACTCCGGAGGCAATCGACCTTGCCGAGGAACGCGGACTGTTCTCTGCGATTCTTGACAACGCTGGACTTCTCGCTCCCAAGAACGGCACCGCCACTAATCAAGCTGAAGCGACCGAGATCGCCGAGAACATCGGGTATCCGGTGCTCGTTCGTCCTTCACACGTTCTCGGTGGCCGCGGCATGGAGATCGTCTACGACACCGAGGCTCTCGCTGACTACTTTGCTCGGGTTCGCGATGTCGTGATCATTTCCGAAACGTCGCCGCTTCTGGTCGACCGTTTCTTGGATGACGCAATCGAGATCGATATCGACGCTCTCTACGACGGTACCGAGTTGTATGTTGGCGGAATCATGGAGCACATCGAGGAGGCCGGTATCCATTCCGGCGACTCGGCATGCACCCTTCCTCCGGTAACGCTGGGGCGAGATGTGCTCAAGCGTGTCCGCGAGGCGACACTGGCAATCGCCGAGGGGGTCGGAGTGCGTGGCCTGCTGAACGTGCAGTTCGCGATTGGCCAGGGCATCCTCTACGTGCTCGAAGCCAACCCGCGCGCTAGTCGCACTGTGCCGTTCGTGTCGAAGGCCCTCGGTATCCCGCTGGCGAAGGCTGCTGCGCTTGTGATGGTGGGCTCCAGCATCCGTTCGCTCGTTGATAGTGGGCTACTTCCCATTCTTGATGGTTCGAACGTGCCAGCGACATCGCCCGTATCGGTTAAAGAGGCTGTGCTTCCGTTCAAGCGTTTCCGCACCGTTGAGGGCAACGTTGTCGACTCGGTTCTTGGCCCGGAGATGCGCTCCACTGGCGAAGTCATGGGCATCGATTCCAACTTCCCGAAAGCGTTCGCAAAAAGTCAAGAAGCTGCGTACGGCGGTTTGCCCGATAGTGGCACCGTATTTGTTTCGGTTGCTGACCGTGACAAGCGTGCGGTGATCCTGCCGGTTTTGCGCCTCAGTCAGCTAGGATTCACCATCCTCGCCACAGACGGAACGGCCGAGATTTTGGCTCGCAACGGCATTGAAGCTCACGTGGTCCGCAAGTACTTTATGGGCCAAGAGGTCGATGCTGACGAGCCGTCGATTGTTGAGCTCATCAACGAAGGCAAGGTGGATGTTGTCATCAATACGCCGAGTGGACGAAGCGCTCGTGCGGATGGCTACGAAATTCGCACAGCGACCGTGGCGGCGGACAAGCCAATCTTTACGACCATCGCGCAACTCGCCGCCGCCGTGGCATCGTTCGAAGCGATTCGAGATGGCTTCGATGTGCGGTCGCTTCAGGATTACGCGCTTGATCGTGCAGCGGAACTCGAGAAGGTAGCAAACAATGCCTAG
- the pyrF gene encoding orotidine-5'-phosphate decarboxylase, whose product MPSFASRLAATFEEYGGVCMGIDPHPFLLESWGLSNDVHGVREFTLRAVDAAAGNVGMIKPQVAFFERFGSAGYAVLEESFALARSAGLLVIADVKRGDLSSSVEAYGQAWLTPGSPLEADAMTAVAYQGVSELSGPVELARASGKGIFVLAATSNASAYSIQSARIVEGEHEGATVAASIVRDVRALNSEVGLGSFGVVVGATVNVADFGMRGEELIDLPVLAPGFGAQGAQVEQARELYGAAVANTIVTVSRSVLQEGSSQIPSELRSLREQLREQVR is encoded by the coding sequence ATGCCTAGTTTTGCGTCCCGACTAGCCGCCACCTTTGAGGAGTATGGCGGCGTCTGTATGGGCATCGACCCGCATCCTTTCTTGCTCGAAAGTTGGGGACTATCTAACGACGTTCACGGTGTTCGCGAATTCACGTTGCGTGCAGTGGATGCCGCAGCAGGCAACGTAGGAATGATCAAGCCGCAGGTGGCCTTCTTCGAACGCTTCGGTTCTGCCGGGTATGCGGTGCTCGAGGAGTCGTTCGCCTTGGCGCGTTCGGCAGGACTGCTGGTGATCGCGGATGTGAAGCGCGGCGATCTTTCGTCGTCTGTTGAGGCCTATGGTCAGGCTTGGCTCACGCCGGGATCGCCATTGGAAGCGGATGCAATGACTGCGGTTGCGTATCAGGGTGTGTCGGAGTTATCCGGGCCCGTGGAACTCGCGAGAGCGTCAGGCAAGGGCATTTTTGTCCTTGCGGCCACCTCGAATGCTTCGGCCTACAGCATCCAGTCTGCGCGTATTGTTGAGGGCGAACACGAGGGTGCCACGGTGGCGGCAAGCATTGTTCGTGATGTTCGTGCCCTGAATTCAGAGGTCGGCCTCGGGTCGTTTGGTGTGGTTGTCGGTGCCACAGTAAATGTTGCTGACTTTGGCATGCGCGGTGAAGAATTGATTGACCTGCCGGTATTGGCGCCGGGATTCGGCGCGCAGGGAGCCCAGGTCGAGCAGGCGCGCGAGTTATACGGTGCCGCTGTTGCGAACACGATTGTCACCGTGTCGCGAAGCGTTCTCCAAGAGGGATCGAGCCAGATTCCGTCGGAACTGCGTTCTTTGCGCGAACAACTCCGTGAGCAGGTGCGCTGA
- the gmk gene encoding guanylate kinase, which translates to MGPRPEPPEVDRAAASRAAVAARRARASVKREVAERARTALSVARTGWSTPESPEARLLVRELLLSVPSLGPTRVESIMDELAIAERKRVGGLGSKQRDRLAAYLADRQGPEPTRLVVLAGPTAVGKGTVSSYIRENHPDVLLSVSATTRKPRPGEIDGVHYYFVSDDRFDEMIADNELLEWAVVHNSYRYGTPRPPIDAALAEGKRVLLEIDLQGARSVRSVMPEALLVFLLPPTWEELVRRLIGRGTEDAAEQARRLETAKVELAAQEEFDVKVVNTEVSRAAQEVVELMDAPAGATTSDSKEHSNG; encoded by the coding sequence ATGGGTCCTCGTCCGGAGCCCCCAGAGGTTGATCGTGCTGCTGCGTCACGTGCTGCGGTAGCCGCTCGCCGCGCTCGAGCTTCCGTCAAACGTGAAGTCGCTGAGCGCGCACGAACCGCGTTGAGCGTTGCGCGCACGGGGTGGTCGACTCCCGAAAGCCCTGAAGCACGATTGTTGGTGCGCGAACTTTTGCTCAGTGTGCCATCCCTCGGCCCGACCAGAGTAGAAAGTATCATGGATGAGCTCGCGATTGCGGAGCGCAAACGCGTTGGCGGCCTGGGTTCGAAGCAACGTGATCGACTTGCCGCGTACCTTGCGGATCGCCAGGGCCCTGAGCCGACACGCCTCGTGGTGCTAGCTGGCCCGACTGCAGTTGGCAAAGGAACGGTTTCGAGCTACATCCGGGAGAATCATCCGGATGTCTTGCTCAGCGTTTCTGCGACAACGCGAAAACCTCGACCGGGGGAGATCGACGGAGTTCACTACTATTTCGTCAGTGACGACCGGTTCGATGAGATGATCGCCGACAATGAGTTGCTTGAATGGGCTGTGGTGCACAATTCTTACCGGTACGGCACGCCACGCCCGCCGATCGATGCTGCTCTTGCAGAAGGCAAACGCGTTTTGCTCGAGATCGACCTGCAAGGTGCGCGCTCCGTACGCAGCGTAATGCCCGAAGCTCTATTGGTGTTCTTGTTGCCGCCAACGTGGGAAGAATTGGTGCGTCGATTGATCGGTCGTGGCACCGAAGATGCTGCCGAACAGGCTCGCAGATTAGAGACCGCAAAGGTCGAATTGGCGGCTCAAGAAGAGTTCGATGTGAAGGTCGTGAACACAGAAGTAAGCCGAGCGGCTCAAGAAGTCGTAGAATTGATGGATGCGCCCGCTGGCGCGACCACTTCCGACTCCAAGGAGCACTCCAATGGCTGA
- the rpoZ gene encoding DNA-directed RNA polymerase subunit omega: MADKNSGIIDPPIDELLTKVDSKYQLVIFASKRARQINDYYADLHEGSLFDNVGPLVDSTIEDKPLSVALREINENKLELKRLSGE; the protein is encoded by the coding sequence ATGGCTGACAAGAACTCGGGCATCATTGATCCCCCCATCGACGAACTGTTGACGAAGGTCGACTCGAAGTACCAGCTCGTAATCTTTGCATCCAAGCGGGCTCGGCAGATCAACGACTACTACGCAGACCTCCACGAGGGAAGCCTGTTCGACAACGTCGGACCACTCGTTGACTCGACGATTGAAGACAAGCCACTCTCCGTTGCTCTTCGCGAGATCAACGAAAACAAGCTCGAGCTCAAGCGACTCAGCGGCGAATAG
- the coaBC gene encoding bifunctional phosphopantothenoylcysteine decarboxylase/phosphopantothenate--cysteine ligase CoaBC, producing the protein MTALNVVVGISGGIAAYKAVTVVRQLVLAGHDVHVVATSNALRFIGLPTLEAVSRNPVNTDIYEGVDEVRHVAVGKAANLIIVAPATANTIAKMATGQASDFLGNTILASSAPILIAPAMHTEMWQNVATVANIETLRSRGIQIIGPESGPLTGRDSGPGRMSEPSDIVAAALNMVASARDLAGRTVLVTAGGTREPLDPVRFIGNRSSGKQGVAVATAAAARGASVILIGANLEVPAPAGVRVVEVSTTLELQKAVVAESASADLVVMAAAVADYRPAETAQTKIKKRSDSSTLELRLEENPDILRGLSTNRSRDQVIVGFAAETEPDDDVLLQLGRAKISRKGCDFLVLNRVGWTEGFASDRNTVVVIDTAGDRVGEASGSKLSVAHRILDLVFAAR; encoded by the coding sequence GTGACCGCGCTCAACGTAGTTGTCGGCATTTCTGGCGGAATCGCTGCCTACAAGGCGGTTACCGTTGTGCGCCAACTCGTGCTCGCGGGGCACGACGTTCACGTCGTCGCTACGAGCAACGCTCTGCGTTTTATCGGCTTGCCGACGCTTGAGGCAGTGAGCCGCAACCCGGTCAACACCGATATTTACGAGGGTGTTGATGAGGTTCGCCACGTCGCGGTCGGAAAGGCTGCCAACCTCATCATCGTTGCTCCCGCGACCGCTAACACGATAGCCAAAATGGCGACTGGCCAAGCAAGCGACTTTCTGGGCAACACAATTTTGGCGAGCAGTGCGCCTATTCTGATTGCTCCCGCGATGCACACCGAAATGTGGCAGAACGTGGCCACCGTGGCCAATATTGAGACGCTACGGTCCCGTGGCATCCAGATTATTGGCCCAGAGTCAGGTCCGTTAACGGGCCGTGACAGTGGCCCAGGTCGGATGTCTGAGCCGAGCGATATTGTTGCCGCCGCACTAAACATGGTGGCCTCCGCTCGCGATCTTGCTGGCCGCACGGTACTGGTCACCGCGGGTGGCACCCGTGAGCCTCTTGATCCTGTGCGATTTATCGGCAATCGTTCGAGCGGAAAGCAAGGTGTTGCTGTCGCGACTGCTGCTGCCGCGCGTGGCGCATCGGTGATTCTGATCGGTGCCAACCTTGAGGTTCCGGCACCAGCAGGCGTTCGGGTTGTCGAAGTGAGCACCACGCTTGAGCTGCAAAAGGCAGTCGTGGCTGAATCAGCCTCAGCAGATCTCGTAGTTATGGCCGCTGCCGTTGCCGACTATCGGCCGGCAGAGACTGCGCAAACCAAGATCAAGAAGCGCAGCGATTCGAGCACGCTTGAGCTTCGGCTCGAAGAGAACCCCGACATCCTGCGTGGGCTGTCGACGAACCGTTCGCGCGATCAGGTGATTGTGGGGTTCGCGGCAGAGACTGAACCCGACGACGATGTGCTTCTGCAGCTAGGTCGCGCCAAGATCTCACGCAAGGGCTGTGATTTTCTTGTTCTCAACCGTGTGGGCTGGACCGAAGGCTTCGCCTCGGACCGTAACACTGTCGTCGTGATTGACACGGCCGGAGATAGAGTGGGCGAGGCAAGCGGAAGCAAGTTGTCGGTGGCCCACCGCATTCTGGATCTTGTGTTCGCAGCCCGCTGA